The DNA sequence aagaaagttcTATAACTTAATAATTGTATCTCACAATTTTTACCATTTCAGTGGTTATCAAAACCTCTCTCAGAGAGGGTGTAGATAAAGGTATAAAAGCTGTCATTTCGCTATTTTCCCATAAGCAAGGAAAATGCTAATACATCAAATGGAGCCTTGTGATTACATGTAAAATATAACTATCCACATAATCTGCATTTTCTGAATATAAGAGATTTTAGTACTTTATCATCGTTACTGATAAACCAGGCAGTAACTCAGTGTGATATATTATACACTGAACAAACACGTATTCTTTTACCTAATACATTTTATGCTGACCATTTAGAATTCACGAATGACAAAGGTAGAAGAGATTACAATCTGTAATCTTTCAATTTGAGGTAAACTGACCTCCAGAGCCTCTCTAGCTAACACAGGGTTATGTCTgagtgcagtctgatgccatggTTTTTATGGGCAGCAGAATAATCAAGTCAGCAAATAAAAGCCAGTGGCGGCACCTCCTGCTAACTAAAAGATTTCCACTCTGTTACTAATTTCTCTCCAACACCACTACtccatcatttaaaataattcctaaaaCTCACTTCATATCTCACTTACCCAAAGCATTGTgatcaaaataatatattaactTACAACCttatattttatgcttttatcAGCAGATGCAAAAACCAACTTCTGCTTTGTATCTCTGTATAAAGAGCCAAGGGAGAAAAACATTATAttgcttatttataaattaagAGACCTGAAGAGAATCCAACAGACATTTATAAGCAAACTCTGCTGCAAAACCAAGATTTGATTCTTATTTTACAAAGGGCATCTCATTAATGCTCATGGGAACCAATCGAATCAAAGCAACTTATTATTAAATCAGTTGTTTCCCACAGGCTTTGGTGAGTGTTTCCTTGTAGCCATGTAACACCATGTACAATGCCAGGACTCTCTTCCTGGGAGAACTTCTCTACTTTGTgaccatatatacacatacattatcTCCTTACTTCCTAAAGGAATATTCAGAAGCAGGCACCTGAGATTCTGGCACAGTGACAACAAACTTCTATACTACGATGGGAAAGTAGACCCTACTACTAAACATTATTTTACAGtaacttttccatttttacagTGTACTACTGTATAAGATTTTAAAGAGTAAGAACAATTTTTTACTATTCTCTCTACACTTGGCTATTGCAACCCCTTTGTTACTAGGTTGATATGAAGTCAAATGCATTTTGGAAAACTACTGAGTAATCACGTGTCtcattttcctaaataaatagGACCCAAAATCACTTGATGCCAAATTTTACTTCTGAATCAACCCATAGAGGCTGACATTACCTTTTTGGATACTAAAATACTTGTTTTAGAAAATCGGCTAGTTCCCCCTGCAGTTTATAAATAAGCATTACCAATGAATGTCAAATACATTTGCCTCTGCCAGGCTCTCCTGTTCCTTCTTCTGTTGGTACTTGGAGAATGACTGCTAGAAATGAAATGGGGAAAAAGGCAGCTCCTGGTGACACTAATTGTAATGGCATTATATTGTATCACTGCTCTACTTGttaacaggaaaaacaaatggaTTTCACTTTAGATTATTTTCTACTGAGTGTTTCTAGTCAATACAATTTCAGAGTAAGATTTCTATTCTACAAAAAGGTATATATATTTCTAACTGAAGGAAGAATATATTATTTCTAATTGAATGACACAGCTTtaccaaaaatgacaaaattaaaactagaacccTGAAAAGGATATTTGTCAAGCATAAAACTTAagtgaaaaaatttaatatttactttgaaaGCTAAGTTTCTGAATTTTTTACTTATGAGAATAATTCACTAGAAAGTCATAGCAAATTAAAAGTAACTAGTGAATTAATACTTTTGTTGCTACTatcaatgcaaagaaaaagatttaCTTTCACAGTAGAAAAATCAGAAGTCAGAGTGCTTCATGCTTCACATTGGGCCTATAGTAAACAAAGAAGGTACTGcatcattttaaaatgacagGCAAACATCAGCTCCATTCACTGAATGGAAATGCTAGAAAGTGATCTATTTCCCAAACAGTCCTTAAATTGCATGTTTGATGTCTATatctaaaattaattatttatttttacttctcatGGAAGTTAATTCCTAAAAGAAGTCTCTAAGACTTTGTTTAAAAGAAGTTGATTAAAATCTTCATGCCATTCTATTCAAAGATTTTAAGATATGACTTTCTTGAACATGACTCCCCATACTTAATTACATCCCTAACTCCTGTACAAACTAACCACTCCCCCCGAAAACAAACACTCTTATTCCCTACTCTTCAGAAGTAGAAGGGGATTCTGCAGACTTATGGCTCATTTGGCAATTGCTAAGAAACCTCACAGTTCAGCATCACCTCTGAAGACGGCAAACCTATATACAACCCAAATTTTTACACATAACAGCACAGTTAACATGTAGAAATAAGCCAAAATGCAATAGATAATACACTTTAACATCCTAAAGTATCACAATATCACAAATatcaagagatagaaaaagacCTGCTTGAAGAACTTTAAGCATTTGTTGAACAGAATTaccatcaatataaaaaataattaagaaatactaATTTTGTTGTTCTACATGCACACCTTTACAAACTGTGTTTCTTCAGTGTAGTAAAAGCTGGAGATCATGACTTTAGGTAGTATGGCTTTTATCATAGATATATTAAAACATGCATCAGTAAGTGCCCTGGGTAATAATCCTAATATTGTTTCAAGCCCTACTCAGTTCTATGTCTGTGTTTCACACTTCAGAAGTGAGCCTGCCAAGGCACTTAAAAACATACGTCTTTTGGGGACTTAGAAACTCGGCCACAATTTACCCAACATAGAACTCCCATCCATCAGTAGACCAATCAATAAGGATTTTCTTTCAacacacaatatataaaaaatttataggTAATCAAaaccaagtttaaaaaaaatactatatgcCACTAAGACAAAATTTACCCCATCAAATGTATAGAGAATGGTTCTTGGTTTCCTCTAGCAACAGAACATGGTTTCATTTATTCAGgataaagaaaaaggaacccAAACAAGTCCCCCAAAACTAAGACAAAAACaactgagataaaaataaaatacaaaatacaaatgcaCTCCACACAGCTTCATGTGAGGAACAATTTGCACAGCTCTGtatccttttatctgtcttttgAGGTAAGTTTTTCAATCAGTTCTTGGAGTGGTGCAAGTTCTCTTCTATCAATAAGGTTGAATTCCTATGTACGATAAAGAAAGGCAGAATAGTAAAATGTATCATTTACATTTCATTCTAAAGCAGATTTTCATTAACAATGCTTCTTAATTATagcttttaaagtaaataaaactcgtcttttcttcaaaaaaatatttttttattccctaGCTCTGTGTCCTACACAAATCACATTAACTACTTCTGATACTATGTTTTCATCATTAATAATATGATAAATCTCTCTACCTCATAAAATTATTGTGGGAACTAAATGTGATACCATATGTTCACTACTTCATGTAATCCCTCACACAAAGTGAACACTTGGTAAATAGGAGTTGCTGCTTTCTGTTACATGAATAACCTGGGCACCATttagaaatactcaacaaagtaggAATCAAAAAATCTAGCATCTCAGGCAAATTTTGGCATtacacaaaaagtaaaagagTTAGTGATCTGCAAGGTATCATGAGTTGTAgtatgaaaataatatgaataatgtTGAGTCcacaaatgataaataaaatcCTATAAAGAACAAGTAAGAAAGCCAAAGCCTGGATTTAATTTGTGCTTCTTTAGAAGTTCCACCCCTGTCATTCTGAAGGTCAATTCTGAATAGATTTCCCCTGAACTATAAATTAGAAGGCTAGTGGACATCTATACTTCTGATATTCTGGAACAGCATTCTGAGCTCCCAATTTCTTCCACTTATTAGTATCTGTCACGTGCCATGCAGTACAGTAAGTACTTGGGAGAAGTATTAAGAGGCTTTTAATAACAGGCCTACTTTTAAGATTTGTGGGATCTGAACTAAGAACCCGGATATAGTCATAATCATATGactaaataagtaaattttaCACTAAGCTAATATGCTGTCAAATAAGACATAGTCTATTCTCCTGTCTTAACAAATATACCTTCATAATTACAGGAAAGCAGACGCAAATTTAGAATTCTTAGATGTCTGAGGAGACTGAGTGCCAATCCCTGGCTCTTAGTAAACCTCGCTCATCTTCCAACTCTCCCCTCCATCCTGCACACTTCAAAGGACCTTGCAGTCAGGAGTATGGACACTGTCCCTGGCTTATATCGGCAATGTCCACACACCCTCATAAACAGTTACCATCTGGCTAGCCCTTAGGTCTAGAGGTATGCGTATCATATATGACCTTCCCTTGAAAGAACAGGCCCAAGGAAATGATCCATAGAGACCCTGGAAATAAGCTTGGGACCTTGTGGGCAGTGAATTCTGAGGTCTCGTACCCATGCACACACCAGAAGAGATCTAGGAGGTATGGTCTTGGCCTCATGGATTCCTCACTCTGTGGGGAAGGGTTCAGCTAGAGAAGGGCCGGAGCAGGATTCTCTCAATTGTAGGTCACAGGGCACAGGCCCCTCTTACTCAATCAAGGGGTGACACTATATAACTAATGGACCTACCTTTAAAGTCACAGTATCTTGAGATGTAAATCTTTTCAGATGTGGTAAATGCCATGTATCAATCCCCTACTATTTGGTAAGGATTGGGAGACACAGCATATTTTAAGATCATACAGTAAAGTAAAACTAACtcttctggggggaaaatatccTTATCCTCCCCTAAACTGCTAAAACCTGAACTTTAGCAATCATGTTCTGTCTAAATCAGCACAGATGAAAACTTCAGGataacattttctttgtttttatagaaTACTATAGATGGGACACCACAGTAAAGTAATCGCTCAGAGAGAGTTTGGACTAGTTAATCtcctaaaatgtatttatataggTGAAACTAAGACCCAAAATGTATGCCTTCAGTGTGAGGAGTGTATAGAGGGAAAAGAGACACATTTTTCTTTAGTGCAGATAGAATGCAGGGAaggcatttttaaatatatgtgcacaGTTATAAAAAACAACAGTTTCAAGCCTTGGATTTCTGCCTACCATCTCCCCTCTCAACCTCCATAGAGAAAAAGCTGGTCACTTTATCCACTTCcacttctttttcattcctgcACATTAGTTCTCTAATTATCATAGTAGCAGGATGAGAATATCCTCACTCCTCTTGGTCTACATCTCTAAAACCAATTCTCTGAGAACTGAcaagagacagaagaggaggtCAACTAAGGATCCAGATCAAAGACTAATGTTGGGCCTGCAACAGCAATGCTCTGGGGGACATTTTCCCCCCCTTTGGACATAATGGACAGCACTTAACAAATATTATTCAGATATGGTTTTATAtggttttaaaaaggaaggaaaaaggtatGATATTCAAAGCTCATTTCCAGGCCACAGTATGCTAAAAAAGATACAGAGTAGGTTGGAATTGATGGTTAAGAGGTGTAGGACGAGTACTAAAATGCTCAGGTGTGACTAAATTAACCTACAGGTCAGCCAAACTAGCCAGGTTCCTCATTCAGCCCCTCCACTACAGCCTGCTGACCAAAgcaaagccaaggagagaggagagacctCTCAGATCCGTTTTGGACTTGCATGCCTCCCACTTGGAGATGGATGGAATTCAGAAACAAAAGACCAGTCATTATCATCATTGCAAGTACAGAAGAGGATGAAGACCAGAGAGATATGGCAAATCTTACCCTGACAGTATGGGTGTAGTAGTCACCTCAGAACTCTGTACAtagaggctttgctgaggaaaaaAGACATCCTAATTCAACTTACCTGGACGAAAAAAATAAAGTGCTTGAAAGATGTATTGAGATGTGCTTCCTCCTGAAGCTGGATCACAGGGTCAAAATGCTGATGATAAATATGAGCATAAACCCGAAAGAGGCGTTTGAGTATAGTTTTTGCCACAGACATGAAATTCTTTGGGAATGGGACAcctaataaatagataaacacccCCCTCTATTAACAAGAGACCAGAACAAGGAAATACGAGTTTGTCAGCAAATCACAACATAAATTAAGACAAGGctgaaacaaatatttatgaattattaTTTAACATATCTACTGTAATTTTCAGCAAAATATcatgaatgaaaataaacttCAAAGCTTCTATGGAATAAGAACTAGTCTTCAGCATAGCCCCTTATGccaccattttatttaaaatgaaactgaTGAAGATGGTAATGGAGCTAAAACTCACACTCATATCCTCACATTTATTAACACTAAGTCTCAatatgaatatttgctgaatacaAAGAATGTATTAACCATgttcaattttgtttaaaaagcctgcaattatatttttatactgtttctatgaaaaatttcatTACTACTCCAGGtctacatttattttgaaattagctGCAGTCTCTACTCAATTAGGCTCAATGTTTTATGGATTAGAGCATTTTTACAgcataaaacaaacacaaaactagaaatatacaGAATTCCACATCCTTTGTTATACTGGCTAACTGATCCAGATTGGCAAAACACAAGCAAACCACTGGTACTACTGAGGTTAATGTTTTCACATTGCCTaccactcatttaaaaatattataggtCATAAGGAAACATGAGACAAACCACAATGAGGGGACACTATAAAAATAATATGCCTATACTCTTCAAAAATATTAGTGCCAAGAAAGACCAAAAAGATTGAAGCATATATGTTCTACACTAAAGGAGGCTAAAGAGATGACAactgaatgaaaacaaatgtcAAAGATATTCTATAAAAGACATTACtggagaaaaaaaggacatttttgggaaaattttttaaattaggacaAGATCTGTAAAGCAGACATTATTGtatcagtgttaatttcctgattttgacagTTACACTGTGATTTTCTAAGGAAATACACATTGAAGAACATATGGATAGAAAGGCATCATATATGCAACTTACTCTCAAAAAATTCAGGTAAAACTAAGAATATGgtaggggaggagaaagggagaaggaaaaataaagagaaagcgAATGTGGTAAAAACGTTGGCAAATAATATGGAAGAAGGATATAAAGGGATTTTTTGCACAATTCTTGTAAATTTTCTAAAAGTCTACAATTGggtcaaaatgaaaagttaaaaaatgtgtTATAAGAGATAACAGAAAAGGTGTGGACACTTATCTAAATCATGACAATGTATATAAGTAATGAAAGTCTTGAAAAACAGACCTTTTATTACAACAAAGGCTATAAAGCAGTTAAGGCATTCAACGAACATTTCTAAATCAATCCAGAACAACATCAGCTCTCTACATTGCTGTCTTCTCCACCAAACCCTTCCCCAAAACTAAAAGCATAAAATACAGtcaaaatgttatttattgataaaaatacaaatttttaatttttttctaaaaaacgTAGTTGTGGAAAGTTTGAGAAGATCATCTGAACTGTTTAAATGTGAACGATTTCCACTTTAAAGGTCAGCCCTTAAGAGCAAGTAGAAAGAAGCATATCATTCAGTTGATAACCTTcaaatcttattttcttctcaCCCAGTATGACTTCACATTCTGCAAGATTCACactgggaaaattttttaaatttgaacaaGATCTATCAATTAGACATTATTGTATGTCTAATACAATAATGGGTTGTAAATTCAAACTCCCTCTTTGCCACAAATATAATGTAAAACTGGATATAAGTCATATCAACTCCTTTCCTAAACAAATGGATATGACTGTGGCAGATACCGGCTGCCCGCCCAATATCCAGTCTCTTCTTTTCCATAACATAGGCTACATTTTGTTACCATGCAAGATACACCAATCTTCTCACTGCCTAAGATTATGGGGAAGTTTATCTTAATGTTCATGATAAGTTTGGTATGAAAAAGACAGGatacttttaaatgtataaaattacaaatattttgatAGTTATAATCTAGTATATGGTTCCTGGAATAGAGCCAATAAACTCTAAAAACATATACAATTAGGTAAATCATGAAGGATcccaattaaacaaaacaattatacCAATTTTTGATGGAAATAACATCTCATCATCCAACTGGTCCTGAACCCAAGTCATCAGGTAATCAATATACTTTGGTGCAGAGCACTTAATAGGCTTCTTTATGTTTGTTCCATCTGCCCAATGATATTCATATCtatattgaaaagataaaaagcatACAGAGTATCAGTCTATAcctatatataattatgtatattttttcattatacaTGCATGTGTATTAAGAATGTGCATACAGAGCATATTTGAACTATCTGCTCCTTCAAATAAAGACTTTTTGCATTTGGCTTTTAAATTTAGTGTTTTTAAATAGCTAGTGGACTATTTTATATTAATCATGATCCAAACTAAGTAAATCCCATCAAACTCATTCTTTGTGAGCTTATTTTCTTCACAgttatattttagaatatatcttttatgtattttagaatatCATATATTGTCACTGCAGAAAACCTAGCTTACTACTCACTTCTATGTTGACTATCTTTAATCTTTACggttgtttttcttaaaatttttgccttatgcaataaaattttgttaactTAGGACTTCAAATATTGGGTTAAGGACAGAGAATGACACAGAAACTCCAAAGTAAGATAAATGAAGCAGAGCATGATTCAGTATTTGCATGTATTCGGTTGAGGAGCTAAACATAAACACGCCTTTAAGTAAAGCTGGCAACCCAAATAAAGATGAGCCTAGTATTTCGGTATTAACAGAATGCTATCCTCTGGCATAATAAACATTTAGTGTGTCCCTACCATATGAGAAATACTGTGTCAAGGAATACTCTTCTTGAATAAGGGATGAGAGACATTTTCCATATTCTCAAGAAAAACAGACTAGTAGATAAGGTAGACTTGTAAATGAGTAATTAAAAGCAGTACAACAAAAATGCTTATGGAGTTAGTTACACAAACAACTgcaacctaattttaaaataaggaataagCATACAGCtgaaactccaaaaaaaaaagatctttaaaCTGAACAGGTATTCATTGTTTAGCTTCTGAAAGGTTACTTCAGGCAGTGAATTTCTCTCCTTGAGTCAAGTGTGTTTCTCTAACCTTGTTCCAGAATTTTGACTGAGAAAATAATATGTCAGTAACTCGAGCAAAGAGGATGGAaggaaatataatagaaaaatattgcaggatattttttaaaaaattatcttgagATGAGTAAGGATGCTTTCTATTTAATCATAGCTACTTACACCTAAATAAATCTAAACAGGATACAACTGAATAAACATTCTGACAGTATACCTTATTGCCAACCCTGGGCAATAAAGATGACTGACTGACTGATCTACTTTGAAGGTCTCCAAAGTGAGATGCCACAACACTTCGTGACATCCTGTTCCACTGTTTAGTCACTTTCACAGAGATTCTACCCAATACAAAACTAAAGTCCCGAGTGTGACCTAAGTCTCTCCTTGTTTATTCTCTTGGGAGATAGAGACCATAAATGGCAGGACTTTGAGTAAAAACAGTACAACAAGAATGCTTATGGAGTTTGTTACACAAACACAACTAACATCACTACTCTTCATTTAAAGAAAGGGACTCAATCTATGTTTTCTCCCTTATGTTAAGAAACCTGAACATTTTTGCCTTTCCCTCACAATCacgttttccatttctttgattttcagGTGTTACATTATCATTTTAAGTGCAAAAATCAAAAGCAgacatagtaaataaaaatatcgCTTCTATATCCTGAAGTTTTAATGCCAACTTTCAATACCCTAATGCTTTTTGAAAAACAGAAGTATATTGCTTATACCTCTAGATTTGATTCCCTGATCCTTTCTTTTGTCATATTTATACTTAAGATGACTTCATAACTCTATTTTGCCCTTAGTGATTTTTTATTCTACCTTTGACATTGAAATTCATTTGTCATCAAATGAACTTAAAAACTGCAAACtccaaaatattcatttattgtaATGTCTAATAATATTATTTCTAGttctaataatattaataataataataacaaatagtAACTGAGCACAAATTCCTATAAGCCACCACTTTGTAAGGGGCCATTGCTAAGCTATTGACAAATGCCTCTCCTTGGTACGCTCCTGAGCATCTGCTGGTAAAGATGGCAATCTATGACAACTGCATCTCCTTAGCACTAACAACAGGCAAAAATTaagacttgaaataaaaaaaaggaaggatagAGGAAtaggtggaaggaagaagaaagcaaagaaaaaaggaagaaatgaagttgaaagggagagggaaaaggaaggaaaaaaggagaatagaaaggagatcatttttcatttttgtcatatCTTTATATAGATCCTGTGCCTATATAACAACAATTTTTGACATATCAGGTACATTCTCCCTATAATAGCTATGTAGATAAGGCTTCTGTGCCAAAGTGATCAAAGCAGAATTCTTATGGGCAGTAATTACCCCTAATTCATAGGTACAGGATATTGGTGTAATATCAGCACCTTCCCCATAAAGTACAAGTCAATTACAAAGGGGAATTTCAAGCAGTTTGAGGTAAAGAAACCTTATAGACACTAACATGATAAGATAATCTGGGTTAACATCTCCAGTGATTGATTGATGTTGTGTGCCTCCTGATATGATCCACTGTGAAAAAAACCTTTTCTGTGGTGTTCCAGCCAAGAATGCACGGCCTGAATGTAGTCATAAGGAAACATCAGACAGACTGAGTTGGGGCCCCCAAGACCATCTTCAGGTGGAGGACTTAGAGAATTCATCATGTAGTTGTACTTGCAGCTATGACTTGTTACAGTGGAAGAACACAAATCAAAATCAGCAAAAGGAAATGGCAATGGGGCAAAGTCTGAAGGGAAGGAGGCACAAACTTCCAAGAAGAGTCTTTTCCCAGTAAGCCACACTTAATTCCCCCAGGATTGAATTGTGGTAACACATGCTACATATGGTCTATGAGAGAAGCTCATTAGAGACTCTGTGTCCAGGTTTTTTACGGAGAGATAGTCAAGCAGGGACCTTCTGCATGGTACACACCAAAATTCCAGACCCTCCAAAGAAAAGCATAAGACATATTATTTGTACAAACAGTTTAGGCACAGTGAGTCACTCTTAACAGTTACGGTGGTGGTGAGAGTTCTTCCAAACCAAAACTCCTGATGGTACGCAAGGGCCAACCTTGTAAAAAAGTCTTTCAAGAGATAACAGGCCTGATATGTTAACTCTTCTGCACAAAGGCGAATACAAGAGTTAGACAGCGTAACTATTCCAGTTTGAAGGCACTGAAGATATAAATCAAATAAATGCAATATGTATTCCTAGATAGGATTCTGAACCAGAAACAGAAAACTAAGATATTGTTGAGGCAACTGATGAAACGTGATGGTGTTTATGGACTGAAGGAATGATTTGGAGGGTCTGTATGCAGGTTATATGGAAGAGTATATGGAAAATACACAGTTGAATATGTAAGGGTGAAAGAGCATAAATGTCTACAATTTGCTCAAATGTTcagaaaaaattaacattaatgaGTATACATATAGAGAGTGGATGATGAAGCAAATGTAGCTAAATGTTAATAATTGGGCAAAAGGGATATGGGCACTCCATGTGTTGTTCTGGCAACTTctctgtacacttaaaattatttgaagttttaaagttttaaatagtttaaaataagttcttttcaaaaaaattaccTTAGGAAACATTCAAAGCATATTATTTTTGAACAGCTTTGATTATGGCAAActgtcaattatttttaaaaggactggAATCTGAGAAATATGTAAACTCACACAGAGTCAATTTGAGGAATAAGGTAGATAACA is a window from the Manis javanica isolate MJ-LG chromosome 5, MJ_LKY, whole genome shotgun sequence genome containing:
- the MOB1B gene encoding MOB kinase activator 1B; protein product: MSFLFGSRSSKTFKPKKNIPEGSHQYELLKHAEATLGSGNLRMAVMLPEGEDLNEWVAVNTVDFFNQINMLYGTITDFCTEESCPVMSAGPKYEYHWADGTNIKKPIKCSAPKYIDYLMTWVQDQLDDEMLFPSKIGVPFPKNFMSVAKTILKRLFRVYAHIYHQHFDPVIQLQEEAHLNTSFKHFIFFVQEFNLIDRRELAPLQELIEKLTSKDR